The following coding sequences lie in one Mycobacterium gordonae genomic window:
- a CDS encoding esterase/beta-lactamase LipL, with product MAKPTVLTTDNGLPSGVQGASDPHFLNVIRAFAGLYPGKMFGGGGLSVYIDGKPVVDVWTGYSDRKGKVPWTEDTGAMVFSATKGLAATIIHMLVDRGLLAYDVPVAEYWPEFGANGKSEITVSDVLRHRAGLSHLKGVDKDTIMDHLQMEERLAAAPVDHAHGKTAYHAITYGWLLSGLARAVTGKGMRELFREELARPLNTDGLHLGRPPADSPTKAAQTLLPQSKIPTPLLDFIAPKVAGLSFSGLLGSIYFPGIMGMLQDDMPFLDGELPAVNGVVTARALAKAYSVLANDGVIDDTRLLSSEAVAGMKGKAELWPDLNLGLPFTYHQGYQSSPVPGFLEGYGHIGLGGTVGWADPASGSSFGYVHNRLLTLLLFDVGSFAGLAPLLTSAVNAAKKDGPLEVPHFGATYQDSGDYEPAAGE from the coding sequence ATGGCGAAACCGACCGTGCTCACCACCGACAATGGCCTCCCGTCCGGCGTGCAGGGAGCGTCCGATCCGCATTTCTTGAATGTCATTCGCGCGTTCGCCGGGCTCTACCCGGGCAAGATGTTCGGGGGCGGCGGTCTTTCGGTGTACATCGACGGCAAGCCGGTCGTGGACGTCTGGACCGGTTACTCCGATCGCAAGGGCAAGGTGCCCTGGACCGAAGACACCGGCGCCATGGTGTTCTCCGCGACAAAAGGTCTGGCGGCCACCATCATTCACATGCTGGTCGACCGCGGACTGTTGGCCTACGACGTGCCTGTCGCCGAGTACTGGCCGGAGTTCGGCGCCAACGGGAAATCCGAGATCACGGTCAGCGACGTGCTGCGCCACCGGGCCGGCCTGTCGCACCTCAAGGGCGTCGACAAGGACACCATCATGGACCATCTCCAGATGGAGGAGCGGCTGGCGGCCGCCCCGGTTGACCACGCTCACGGCAAGACGGCCTATCACGCGATCACCTATGGTTGGCTGCTGTCCGGCCTGGCCCGCGCCGTCACCGGAAAAGGCATGCGCGAACTGTTCCGCGAAGAGCTTGCCCGCCCACTGAACACCGATGGATTGCACCTCGGCCGGCCGCCGGCCGATTCGCCGACGAAGGCGGCGCAGACGCTATTGCCGCAGTCGAAGATCCCGACGCCGCTGCTGGACTTCATCGCACCGAAGGTGGCCGGACTTTCGTTCTCGGGGCTGCTCGGCTCCATCTACTTCCCGGGCATCATGGGGATGCTGCAGGACGACATGCCGTTCCTGGACGGTGAACTGCCGGCGGTCAACGGTGTGGTGACGGCACGGGCGCTGGCCAAGGCCTACTCAGTGCTGGCGAACGACGGTGTCATCGACGACACCCGGCTGCTGTCGTCGGAGGCGGTGGCCGGCATGAAGGGCAAGGCGGAGCTGTGGCCGGACCTGAATCTGGGCCTGCCCTTCACGTACCACCAGGGCTACCAATCGTCGCCGGTGCCAGGGTTTTTGGAGGGTTACGGCCATATCGGCCTAGGCGGGACGGTCGGTTGGGCGGATCCGGCCTCGGGCAGCTCATTCGGTTATGTGCACAACCGCCTGTTGACGCTGCTGCTGTTCGACGTCGGCTCGTTCGCGGGACTGGCCCCGCTGCTGACCAGCGCGGTCAACGCCGCGAAGAAAGACGGCCCGCTGGAGGTGCCGCATTTCGGTGCCACG
- a CDS encoding serine hydrolase domain-containing protein, with amino-acid sequence MASVFRWVTLPMLATLAFGACTDPHTPPIAAGGGATSATSTVKASTSQNVLDTAVKPDGPGCSAAVGVEGKVTWTGVAGLANLANGAKITAETVFDIGSVSKQFTATAVLLLAAAGKLSMDDALAQYLPEMPPWATNVTLTQLMHHTSGIPDYIGLLQQQGFSYADRTTEAQALQALVAAPELMFRPGTRFQYSNSNYLLLGEVVHRLSGKTLPDYLSAEIFTPLNLTMVMDPVARIPNKALSYTEPEGGADYQVADSKWEQVGDGGIQTTPSQLARWADNYRTGKVGGPNLLDAQLSGSVQTEPGGGDRYGAGIYSLANGMLDHDGAWAGFVTAFRVSSDRRTSVAVSCNNDTQDPEAVADALSRIWM; translated from the coding sequence ATGGCCTCGGTCTTCCGGTGGGTGACACTGCCGATGCTGGCGACGCTGGCCTTCGGCGCGTGCACTGATCCGCACACCCCGCCCATTGCCGCGGGCGGCGGCGCCACTTCCGCCACCTCAACCGTGAAGGCAAGTACCAGCCAGAACGTCCTGGACACCGCAGTCAAACCCGACGGGCCGGGTTGCTCCGCGGCGGTCGGCGTCGAGGGGAAAGTCACCTGGACCGGGGTAGCCGGGCTGGCGAACCTCGCCAACGGAGCGAAAATCACCGCCGAGACGGTCTTCGACATCGGCTCGGTGTCCAAGCAATTCACAGCTACCGCGGTCCTGTTGCTGGCAGCCGCGGGAAAGCTGTCGATGGACGACGCGCTGGCCCAGTACCTGCCAGAGATGCCGCCGTGGGCCACCAATGTCACTCTCACCCAGCTGATGCACCACACCAGCGGGATCCCCGACTACATCGGACTGCTGCAGCAACAGGGTTTCAGCTACGCCGACCGCACCACCGAGGCACAGGCATTGCAGGCCCTGGTCGCCGCGCCGGAGCTGATGTTCAGGCCCGGCACCCGCTTCCAGTACTCCAATTCCAACTACCTACTGCTGGGCGAGGTCGTGCACCGGCTGTCGGGCAAGACACTGCCGGACTATCTGAGTGCAGAGATCTTCACGCCGCTGAACCTGACGATGGTGATGGACCCCGTCGCAAGAATTCCGAACAAGGCGTTGTCGTACACCGAACCCGAGGGCGGCGCCGATTATCAGGTCGCCGACTCCAAGTGGGAGCAGGTCGGCGACGGCGGCATCCAGACCACCCCGAGCCAGCTGGCCCGCTGGGCCGACAACTACCGAACCGGGAAAGTGGGCGGCCCGAACCTACTCGATGCACAACTGTCCGGTTCGGTGCAGACCGAGCCGGGGGGCGGAGACCGCTACGGCGCGGGCATCTACTCGCTGGCCAACGGCATGCTCGATCACGACGGTGCGTGGGCCGGCTTCGTCACTGCGTTTCGCGTCAGCAGCGACCGGCGCACGTCGGTGGCGGTCAGCTGCAACAACGACACGCAAGACCCGGAAGCCGTGGCCGACGCACTGAGCCGCATCTGGATGTAG